One Nostoc sp. UHCC 0302 DNA window includes the following coding sequences:
- a CDS encoding DUF2059 domain-containing protein, whose protein sequence is MKFKFFISAIVIASLTTVSGGAFAQNPPDATVPINSPEAEKNNNIRQLLNITGASSISQQVTYQVINSLKGQYPQVPQEFWDNLQSEIKPDEIFNQIIPIYSRYYTNEEIKELIAFYQTPLGKKTINILPQLSRESVEVGIRYGQEAGQRALSRLEKEGYIPNSK, encoded by the coding sequence ATGAAATTCAAGTTTTTTATCTCTGCCATAGTTATAGCATCACTCACGACTGTCAGTGGGGGAGCATTTGCTCAGAACCCACCTGATGCGACAGTACCAATTAACTCACCAGAAGCTGAAAAAAACAACAACATTAGACAGTTGTTGAATATCACTGGTGCAAGTAGTATTTCCCAACAAGTAACATATCAAGTTATAAATTCTTTGAAGGGACAATATCCTCAAGTTCCTCAAGAGTTTTGGGATAACCTTCAATCAGAAATTAAGCCAGATGAGATTTTTAATCAAATAATTCCTATTTATAGCAGATACTATACCAACGAAGAGATTAAAGAGTTGATTGCATTTTATCAAACGCCATTAGGTAAAAAAACAATTAATATTTTGCCGCAGCTAAGCCGCGAATCAGTAGAAGTTGGTATCAGATATGGACAAGAAGCTGGTCAAAGAGCTTTATCCAGATTGGAAAAAGAAGGATACATTCCCAATAGTAAATAA